In Vibrio alfacsensis, the following proteins share a genomic window:
- a CDS encoding TerC/Alx family metal homeostasis membrane protein has product MSLIENTTQLSQSVPLQESLTMYGVFGLLTLVLVALDIYQTRGGVITMKKAITWSVFWFLLAFVFAGSIYFFWDYYAPHSSYTHDKATVSFLTGYLLEKSLSVDNLFVFAIIFTQYKVPEHLRPRALLWGVIGALVLRAVMIAVGAQLLAQYHWVLYVFAAFLIWTGIKLARDKGEEEEVNPYPEQFIRKFLPVTDEYQGNHLILKQAGKWVATPMLIVVGVIAVMDVMFALDSIPAIFAVTREPFLVLAANVFALLGLRSLYFVLQAMLDKFVYLKPALSVIMMFIGVKMLLVGTEYAIPTVWSLTFLITVMTLAVIASIYKNRANDKVSVKITN; this is encoded by the coding sequence ATGTCTCTTATCGAAAATACCACCCAATTAAGCCAATCCGTTCCACTACAAGAATCACTGACAATGTACGGTGTATTCGGCCTATTGACTTTGGTTTTAGTTGCCCTTGATATTTATCAAACTCGTGGCGGCGTTATTACCATGAAAAAGGCGATTACTTGGAGCGTGTTTTGGTTCCTATTAGCGTTTGTTTTTGCAGGCTCTATCTATTTCTTTTGGGATTATTACGCACCGCACAGTTCATACACACATGACAAAGCAACCGTGTCATTCTTAACTGGTTACTTACTCGAGAAGTCGTTAAGTGTTGATAACTTGTTTGTGTTTGCGATTATCTTTACTCAGTACAAGGTTCCTGAACATTTACGCCCACGTGCTCTATTGTGGGGTGTTATTGGTGCTCTAGTGCTTCGTGCAGTGATGATCGCAGTTGGTGCTCAATTGTTAGCTCAATACCATTGGGTACTGTATGTGTTTGCGGCATTCCTAATTTGGACGGGTATTAAACTCGCTCGTGACAAAGGTGAAGAGGAAGAAGTTAACCCATACCCAGAACAATTCATCCGCAAATTTTTACCAGTGACAGATGAATATCAAGGTAACCACCTGATCTTGAAACAAGCAGGAAAATGGGTAGCAACACCTATGCTGATTGTTGTTGGTGTTATCGCGGTAATGGACGTGATGTTCGCTTTGGATTCCATCCCTGCGATTTTTGCGGTTACTCGTGAGCCATTCTTAGTCTTAGCTGCTAACGTATTTGCGCTGTTGGGTCTTCGTTCGTTGTATTTTGTACTTCAAGCAATGCTAGACAAGTTTGTTTATCTAAAACCTGCGTTGTCAGTCATCATGATGTTTATCGGTGTGAAGATGCTGCTTGTTGGTACTGAATATGCTATCCCAACGGTGTGGTCTTTGACTTTCTTGATCACAGTGATGACGTTAGCTGTTATTGCGTCGATTTATAAAAACAGAGCGAACGATAAAGTTAGCGTTAAAATTACTAATTAA
- a CDS encoding M48 family metallopeptidase produces the protein MRTWIKASTLFTIAGLTACSSSPTGRNQILMFSDSEMSSLGAKSFEQMKKEIPISKNKKTNAYVQCVAKHITDTIPPQPGFTEWEVVVFDSDQVNAFALPGGKIGVYTGLLKVAKNQDQLATVIGHEVAHVLADHSNERLSQSQLANAGLSLANVALGASEYKEYQQVTMSALGLGVQYGVILPYGRTQESEADIVGLKYMAKAGFNPNQSVDLWQNMGKASGGSQPPEFFSTHPSHSTRIKDLQATINTLPAYNVKAPKCG, from the coding sequence ATGAGGACATGGATTAAAGCCTCGACGCTTTTCACAATCGCAGGTTTAACTGCTTGTAGCTCTTCTCCTACCGGTCGAAATCAAATTCTGATGTTTTCTGATTCTGAGATGTCATCGCTTGGAGCAAAATCATTCGAGCAGATGAAGAAAGAAATTCCCATCAGTAAAAATAAAAAAACCAATGCCTATGTCCAATGTGTCGCGAAACATATTACCGACACGATTCCACCTCAACCTGGTTTTACAGAGTGGGAAGTTGTCGTATTTGATAGCGACCAAGTCAACGCGTTTGCCTTACCGGGCGGTAAAATCGGCGTATATACTGGTTTATTGAAAGTGGCTAAAAACCAAGATCAACTTGCAACCGTTATCGGGCATGAAGTGGCCCACGTTCTGGCCGATCACAGTAATGAGAGGCTATCTCAAAGCCAATTAGCCAATGCTGGGTTGTCTCTGGCGAATGTCGCTCTTGGTGCTTCGGAATATAAAGAATACCAGCAAGTGACCATGTCAGCGCTTGGCCTTGGAGTGCAGTATGGTGTGATCTTACCTTATGGTCGTACCCAAGAATCAGAGGCAGATATTGTCGGTCTTAAATACATGGCGAAAGCGGGCTTTAACCCCAATCAAAGTGTCGATCTGTGGCAAAATATGGGTAAAGCATCGGGTGGTTCTCAACCTCCGGAGTTTTTCTCCACTCACCCATCGCACAGCACTCGAATTAAAGACCTTCAAGCTACGATCAATACACTCCCAGCTTACAATGTTAAAGCACCAAAGTGTGGATAA
- a CDS encoding bifunctional metallophosphatase/5'-nucleotidase, with protein MTMNKNHKPVRIKLAHINDTHSYFEPTSLQLKLNVDSTQPLEPYVSAGGFSRIATRVEQLREDALRQGQGMLFLHAGDCFQGTLYFSLFKGKANADLLNALHIDAMALGNHELDMGNEPVAMFCQRTHFPLLAGNWDLSNELSQKAHRVSDCDNVLSFDVNTKSAQYLVKEFHGEKFAIFGLSIDKMSDIANPDVDTPFVSAVDTAKATVEQIHRAGINNIILLSHLGYDNDLELAAKVDGIGIIVGGHSHRLQGDFTQVGLGNDDPYGRKVNDTYIVQAGFHALTMGHCVLEFDEHGKVTMLSGQNELLLGRRIFWDSSLNEQLDQGVFETACDFIHGQPNVVVCKKHPDTQAILNDKYIPRVRKLQSQVIANVATKKRHVRIPDEFGGSELAPAVARSFLHCLNKRGHGVQFAIHNAGGVRASLNPGNITVADVAGKLLPFAVPIGCYDVQGEVIRLTLEGAINNAFNNGVEGTGSGSYPYTHNLNFGYDANAPKGRRITNLEMFDGQCWHSVQDKQWYRGASSAYTMKGKEGYEAILSMKGEGFVSNLSMADCFVELLTDAPECLNQANTVYSQIHS; from the coding sequence ATGACGATGAATAAAAATCATAAGCCAGTACGCATTAAACTGGCACACATCAATGACACTCATTCCTATTTTGAGCCTACGTCATTACAGCTAAAACTAAATGTTGACAGCACACAGCCTCTAGAGCCTTATGTAAGTGCTGGCGGCTTTTCACGTATTGCAACACGTGTAGAACAACTGAGAGAAGATGCGTTGCGTCAAGGTCAAGGTATGTTGTTCCTTCACGCTGGCGATTGCTTTCAAGGTACACTTTATTTTTCATTATTTAAGGGCAAAGCAAATGCCGATCTGCTTAACGCATTACACATTGATGCGATGGCGCTCGGTAATCACGAATTAGATATGGGTAACGAGCCTGTTGCGATGTTTTGCCAACGAACGCATTTTCCTTTGTTGGCTGGCAACTGGGATTTATCTAATGAACTGAGTCAAAAAGCGCATCGTGTCAGTGATTGCGATAATGTATTGAGCTTTGATGTAAACACAAAAAGCGCTCAGTACTTAGTCAAAGAGTTCCATGGCGAGAAGTTTGCTATCTTTGGTTTGTCTATCGATAAGATGAGTGACATTGCAAACCCCGACGTCGACACTCCATTTGTGTCTGCTGTGGATACTGCCAAGGCGACAGTAGAACAAATTCATCGAGCAGGTATCAATAACATCATTCTTTTGAGTCACTTAGGTTATGACAATGATTTAGAATTGGCGGCAAAAGTGGATGGTATCGGGATTATTGTTGGGGGACATAGCCATAGGTTACAGGGTGACTTTACTCAAGTTGGACTCGGCAATGATGATCCATATGGAAGAAAGGTGAATGACACCTACATCGTACAAGCGGGTTTCCATGCTTTGACCATGGGCCACTGCGTTCTTGAGTTTGACGAACACGGTAAAGTAACGATGTTAAGTGGTCAAAATGAACTGTTACTTGGTCGACGAATATTCTGGGACTCATCATTGAATGAGCAGCTGGATCAAGGTGTATTTGAAACCGCATGTGATTTTATCCATGGGCAGCCTAATGTTGTGGTATGTAAAAAACACCCAGACACGCAGGCGATATTAAATGACAAATACATTCCTCGCGTCCGTAAGCTTCAATCTCAGGTTATCGCAAATGTGGCAACGAAAAAGCGTCACGTGAGAATTCCAGATGAATTTGGAGGGAGTGAACTTGCTCCGGCCGTTGCTCGTTCATTTTTGCACTGTTTAAATAAAAGGGGGCATGGGGTTCAATTTGCGATCCACAACGCGGGAGGGGTAAGAGCATCCCTAAATCCTGGAAATATTACTGTGGCAGACGTTGCCGGAAAATTGTTGCCTTTTGCCGTACCAATTGGGTGTTACGATGTTCAAGGCGAGGTTATTAGACTTACGCTTGAGGGCGCAATAAACAATGCATTTAACAATGGCGTTGAGGGGACCGGCTCAGGCAGTTACCCATATACGCACAATTTAAATTTTGGTTATGATGCAAACGCGCCAAAAGGAAGGCGAATTACGAACTTAGAAATGTTCGATGGTCAATGCTGGCATAGCGTACAAGACAAACAATGGTACAGAGGCGCGTCATCGGCTTATACCATGAAAGGTAAAGAGGGTTATGAGGCGATTTTATCGATGAAAGGTGAGGGGTTCGTGAGTAATTTGTCGATGGCGGATTGTTTCGTTGAACTTCTTACAGATGCACCCGAGTGCCTGAATCAAGCCAACACTGTATATAGCCAAATCCACAGTTAG
- a CDS encoding site-2 protease family protein, with product MAGWQQLFWDNTLVSQIDASDDDSGRSSHHFKLTSGEDVLHCQVKCELNWQPFHFTYQALVNDDLVAEGVRTEKDIERQVPVEAPPAEKRFSIIGLASLGMKALKSAKVIKVALASASLAAYSWLFSIEFALALVACLVFHEYGHIRAMKYFGMKTKGIYLIPFLGGLALSDEKINTRWQDVVISIMGPFFGLVLSIVLTIVYWMTGEVVFAGLAVFNALLNLFNLLPILPLDGGHVLKSITFSMNSWIGLVGSILAAFLGIYISYTFGLTLLGFLLMMGMLEVVMEWRTRHHSHLLPLTRYGQAFSFAWYLVSVGGFIAIIWYFAGLGDSLLGLPLQILGT from the coding sequence ATGGCCGGATGGCAACAACTATTTTGGGACAATACATTGGTATCGCAAATTGATGCCAGCGATGATGATTCAGGAAGATCTAGCCATCATTTTAAATTAACATCTGGTGAAGATGTTCTGCATTGTCAGGTTAAATGTGAGCTTAATTGGCAACCATTCCATTTTACCTATCAAGCGTTGGTGAATGATGATCTAGTGGCCGAAGGCGTCAGAACCGAAAAAGACATTGAACGACAAGTACCTGTTGAAGCACCACCAGCAGAGAAGCGTTTTAGTATTATTGGCTTGGCTTCACTAGGAATGAAAGCCCTAAAAAGTGCCAAAGTGATTAAGGTCGCGTTGGCTTCTGCTAGTTTAGCCGCGTATTCGTGGTTATTTTCTATTGAATTTGCACTAGCGCTGGTTGCTTGTTTGGTTTTTCACGAATACGGCCATATTCGAGCCATGAAATACTTTGGAATGAAAACCAAAGGTATTTATCTCATTCCTTTTCTTGGTGGTTTAGCGCTTAGTGATGAGAAAATTAACACTCGTTGGCAAGATGTAGTGATTTCAATCATGGGGCCATTCTTTGGTCTGGTGTTGAGTATCGTATTAACAATAGTATACTGGATGACTGGTGAGGTAGTGTTCGCTGGTCTGGCTGTGTTTAATGCCTTGTTAAACCTTTTCAATCTTCTACCGATCTTACCTTTGGATGGTGGACATGTATTGAAGAGTATCACTTTTTCAATGAACAGTTGGATTGGTCTAGTCGGGAGTATTCTAGCGGCGTTTCTGGGTATTTATATCAGTTATACCTTTGGCTTAACCTTGTTGGGATTCTTGCTGATGATGGGTATGTTGGAAGTGGTCATGGAATGGCGAACAAGGCATCACAGTCACTTATTGCCATTAACACGTTATGGTCAAGCATTCTCTTTTGCTTGGTATCTTGTCTCAGTCGGTGGCTTTATCGCCATTATTTGGTATTTTGCTGGCCTTGGGGACAGTCTGCTTGGTTTACCGTTACAAATACTCGGCACGTGA
- a CDS encoding YgdI/YgdR family lipoprotein translates to MRLLIVLGTVLLLTACGSSQYLMSTNEGKIITSYGKPDLNEDTSMYEYEDVDGKEMSISKDEIVQIIER, encoded by the coding sequence ATGAGACTATTGATTGTTTTAGGTACCGTATTGCTACTCACTGCATGTGGAAGTAGCCAGTATTTGATGTCGACCAATGAGGGGAAAATCATCACCTCTTATGGGAAACCAGATTTAAATGAAGATACCAGTATGTATGAGTATGAAGACGTCGATGGCAAAGAGATGAGCATATCTAAGGATGAAATCGTCCAAATCATCGAACGTTAA
- a CDS encoding VolA/Pla-1 family phospholipase, which translates to MKHTFKLSLLCSAILLAGCGDNTSSSGTSDSPQFEESIQTLLERNTNIDFTLQGTNANVPLPSFLLMDSSDGTLGLPTGGDDSLMNPLAAMNTMDGWSTSMPIVLNFKGNGFKDGLVTSGVSVIKLTQPLTSIDGTFDPIEKVLTMQDGMTANADFQVVSSGNSLYIQFADALDESSEYIFAVSGEILDKNDEKIGTSSSYATVKQSDTIYTEGDLASVQGATHAIEQLFTAAAPLTGVDPTNIVYSSWFSTQSVGDTLTAVKGITGLSMADPDKTLNDYYKIPEDSTLDLTTAYLAMLGEPEDFVLSLNENDAFSKYISDDQNVKNAIIGGYSQRIAQGAPHVEVTKGKIDLPHYLETGENWNQTPMQSAMPSLAKVVEALNDPAEAEGIIAQLVGFGIDPSKLATDIREQMKLVGTTLSLSNGSQLDTERVITRYAPVPQVKSLESVNMLVFTPKDIKPANAVIYQHGITSAKENAYAFAYNLAQAGVAVIAIDLPLHGERSLDEQRSANANILAYLNLEYLPVARDNVRQSELDMMGLRAGLSVSLGAGLFNEKPLASMAQVKALGHSLGGIVATTAVAAANKPIPGLTEQEQAALTGLYSISGMSIHNSGGQIAHLLLNSPSYGNMIKHSIAYSGSSEYQQTFESLVAQGQCSANISMVGACFAAIYAGMSESQQASVDGAVSQFGYATQTVLDTIDPFTNAADVSAELPVFMSQVQNDQTVPNSAPNTFAGTEPLAAKLGLASINGSTSAPATGGNLFKYQGNTVDESGMVVNTVATHSTFVAPQLEASTDLPYHADMQARNIEFLTTNALNAPVNTNLMEIAE; encoded by the coding sequence ATGAAACATACGTTCAAACTATCGCTGCTTTGTTCTGCAATCCTACTTGCTGGTTGTGGAGATAATACATCGAGCTCTGGCACTTCCGATTCTCCGCAATTTGAAGAGAGTATCCAAACATTACTAGAGCGAAATACGAATATCGATTTCACGCTACAAGGTACGAACGCTAATGTACCACTGCCCTCATTTCTTTTAATGGATTCATCCGATGGTACCCTCGGTTTACCGACAGGTGGAGATGACTCATTAATGAACCCATTGGCCGCGATGAACACCATGGATGGTTGGTCAACCTCTATGCCAATCGTACTTAATTTTAAGGGGAATGGCTTCAAAGATGGTCTGGTCACTTCTGGCGTAAGTGTCATCAAATTGACCCAACCTCTGACGAGTATTGACGGGACATTTGATCCGATTGAAAAAGTGCTAACGATGCAAGATGGGATGACAGCCAACGCCGATTTCCAAGTCGTCTCAAGTGGCAACAGCTTGTACATTCAATTTGCTGATGCACTTGATGAGTCCAGTGAATATATTTTTGCTGTTTCGGGCGAAATTCTAGACAAAAATGATGAGAAAATTGGCACGTCAAGTAGCTATGCAACGGTTAAGCAGTCTGACACTATTTACACTGAGGGCGATTTAGCTTCAGTTCAGGGTGCAACTCACGCCATAGAGCAATTATTTACGGCTGCAGCGCCACTCACTGGTGTTGACCCAACCAATATCGTGTATTCATCTTGGTTTAGCACCCAATCCGTCGGCGATACATTGACAGCCGTGAAAGGAATTACGGGCTTATCAATGGCGGATCCTGATAAAACTCTGAACGATTATTACAAAATCCCAGAAGATTCTACTCTTGATTTGACCACGGCTTATCTTGCAATGCTTGGTGAACCTGAAGATTTTGTCCTTTCCTTGAACGAGAATGACGCGTTTTCCAAATACATTAGTGATGACCAAAACGTGAAAAATGCCATCATTGGTGGATACAGTCAACGCATTGCCCAAGGAGCACCGCATGTCGAGGTGACAAAAGGCAAGATTGATCTCCCGCATTACTTAGAGACAGGTGAAAACTGGAACCAGACACCGATGCAATCAGCAATGCCTAGTCTTGCAAAAGTGGTCGAGGCTCTCAACGACCCAGCAGAAGCTGAGGGAATTATCGCTCAACTTGTCGGTTTTGGTATTGATCCATCGAAATTGGCTACCGATATTCGAGAGCAAATGAAACTTGTTGGTACAACGTTGTCCCTTTCCAATGGTTCGCAACTTGATACCGAGCGTGTCATCACTCGTTATGCGCCTGTACCACAAGTTAAATCGTTGGAGTCGGTTAACATGTTGGTGTTCACACCTAAGGACATCAAGCCAGCCAATGCTGTGATTTATCAACATGGTATTACGTCTGCAAAAGAAAATGCTTATGCGTTTGCTTATAACCTTGCACAAGCCGGGGTTGCCGTTATCGCCATTGATTTACCTTTGCACGGTGAACGAAGCCTTGATGAACAACGTTCAGCCAATGCAAATATTTTGGCCTACCTAAACCTTGAATACTTACCAGTAGCACGAGACAACGTCCGTCAGAGTGAACTTGATATGATGGGGTTAAGAGCAGGGTTATCAGTGTCTTTAGGCGCCGGACTATTTAATGAAAAGCCGTTAGCAAGTATGGCACAAGTGAAAGCCCTCGGTCATTCGCTTGGTGGTATCGTAGCAACCACAGCGGTTGCCGCCGCTAACAAGCCAATCCCTGGACTAACCGAACAAGAACAGGCAGCATTGACTGGCCTTTATAGTATTAGTGGGATGTCGATTCACAACTCCGGTGGACAGATTGCTCACCTATTGTTGAATTCGCCGTCTTACGGGAACATGATTAAGCACAGTATCGCTTACTCTGGATCAAGTGAATATCAGCAAACATTTGAATCTTTGGTCGCTCAAGGACAATGCTCAGCCAATATTTCAATGGTCGGCGCTTGTTTTGCTGCAATCTATGCCGGTATGTCTGAGTCTCAGCAAGCTAGTGTTGATGGCGCTGTATCTCAATTCGGTTATGCGACTCAAACGGTGTTAGATACGATAGACCCATTTACGAATGCAGCCGACGTTAGTGCCGAGTTGCCGGTATTTATGTCTCAGGTTCAAAATGACCAAACCGTTCCAAATAGTGCACCCAATACATTTGCTGGAACCGAACCACTAGCGGCGAAACTTGGCCTGGCGTCAATTAATGGCTCAACCTCTGCACCAGCTACAGGTGGTAATCTCTTCAAATACCAAGGCAATACCGTTGACGAAAGTGGCATGGTGGTTAATACCGTGGCTACTCACTCAACTTTTGTCGCGCCACAGCTTGAAGCGAGCACAGATTTGCCATATCACGCCGATATGCAGGCACGTAACATTGAGTTCCTAACGACGAACGCACTAAATGCCCCTGTGAATACCAATTTAATGGAGATCGCTGAGTAA
- a CDS encoding ATP-dependent endonuclease, producing the protein MRLERIEISGFRGIKRLALSFDELTTLIGENTWGKSSLLDALSLVLPADGALYQFQMTDFHVDYSVSHPQTQHLQIILCFKAQDKQEANAGRYRRLKPTWCINDNNDHVIYYRISASRDGVNIKTSYDFLDCDGEPKRLHHTEKLAIELMTLHPVIRLRDARQFTHPNHVNGEGKNSRIEKRISNTCRRLLAMPGHVNKGEIRSSLDSMQTLVDHYFSFRSTYRGDPRKPRDGMFYASPSSEIGLQQFLKATNNKQTRLLLMGLLNAYLQAKGPTDLRRCARPILIVEDPEGRLHPTHLSRAWGLLQLLPMQKILTTNSARLLGSVPLSSIRRLVRLSEKTIATSLNPSKFSVDQLRRIGFHIRFHRAGALFARCWLLVEGETEVWLFNELARQCGYDLAAEGVQIVEFAQSGLKSLIKVAKEFGIDWHVVTDGDPAGKKYAHTVRAHLGNDQERHRLTELPDRDIEHFLYNHGFEMFFKDIVKIPHDHPIPAKKVVNRVLKKQAKPDLALAIVSHCEEKGIDCIPVLLRWTLKRVVTMANGNT; encoded by the coding sequence ATGAGATTGGAACGTATCGAAATCTCAGGTTTCCGTGGAATCAAGCGTCTTGCCCTCTCTTTTGATGAGCTCACAACACTCATTGGTGAGAATACTTGGGGCAAATCATCATTACTTGATGCACTGTCTCTTGTTTTGCCAGCAGACGGCGCTCTGTATCAATTTCAAATGACAGACTTTCATGTAGATTACTCGGTATCGCACCCTCAAACACAACATTTACAAATCATTTTGTGTTTTAAAGCACAAGACAAGCAAGAAGCAAATGCAGGACGTTATCGACGCCTAAAACCAACTTGGTGCATCAACGACAATAACGACCATGTCATCTACTATCGTATCAGTGCGTCCCGTGATGGCGTAAACATCAAAACAAGCTATGATTTTCTTGATTGCGACGGTGAACCTAAACGTCTTCATCATACCGAAAAATTGGCGATAGAATTGATGACATTGCATCCAGTGATTCGTTTGCGAGACGCCCGTCAGTTCACTCACCCAAACCATGTCAATGGAGAGGGCAAAAATTCACGAATTGAAAAACGAATTAGCAATACATGTCGACGCCTGCTCGCGATGCCGGGTCATGTAAATAAGGGAGAGATCAGAAGCAGTCTTGATTCAATGCAGACGCTTGTCGACCACTATTTCTCTTTTCGTTCCACATATCGTGGTGATCCAAGGAAGCCTCGTGATGGTATGTTCTATGCTAGCCCATCATCAGAGATCGGCTTACAGCAGTTTCTGAAAGCGACGAACAATAAGCAAACTCGACTATTGCTAATGGGGTTGCTTAATGCCTACCTACAGGCCAAGGGACCGACTGATTTACGAAGATGTGCGCGACCAATACTGATCGTCGAAGACCCTGAAGGTCGACTTCACCCTACCCATTTGTCTCGCGCGTGGGGATTGCTACAACTGCTACCCATGCAAAAAATACTCACAACAAACAGCGCGCGTTTACTTGGGTCTGTTCCGTTATCCTCAATTCGAAGACTTGTACGCTTATCAGAAAAAACCATCGCCACTTCACTAAACCCATCAAAGTTCAGTGTTGATCAACTTCGACGCATTGGATTCCACATCCGATTCCATCGTGCGGGTGCCCTATTTGCTCGCTGTTGGTTATTGGTTGAGGGTGAGACCGAGGTTTGGCTATTTAACGAACTTGCTCGTCAATGTGGTTACGATCTCGCCGCCGAGGGGGTACAAATCGTTGAGTTTGCTCAATCAGGATTAAAATCATTAATTAAAGTCGCTAAAGAATTTGGCATCGATTGGCACGTAGTGACGGATGGCGATCCAGCAGGCAAAAAATACGCACATACAGTCCGAGCACATTTAGGGAATGACCAAGAACGTCATCGATTAACCGAGCTCCCTGATAGAGACATTGAGCATTTTTTGTATAACCATGGTTTTGAAATGTTCTTTAAGGATATCGTTAAGATTCCCCATGACCATCCAATTCCGGCAAAGAAAGTCGTTAATCGCGTTCTGAAAAAGCAAGCCAAACCCGATCTAGCACTCGCGATCGTCTCACATTGCGAAGAGAAAGGCATAGATTGCATTCCTGTTCTCTTACGTTGGACATTGAAACGCGTCGTTACGATGGCCAATGGTAATACTTAA
- a CDS encoding outer membrane protein transport protein → MNKKHCSLLTISILFACNAQSAGFQVAEHSASGLGRAFSGEGAVADNASVLARNPAAMTLFKEAQFSGALSIIDPEVNVYDTLHKEHADDVAPLQVVPAGYYISPINDQWAWGIGMFTTYGVATDYPDDISAGDMAGDTSLLSVNINPNIAYRINEQFSVGGGINLVYAQAELTRHKGALAGVLGGNKSDKLIGMEGDTFAWGWNIGGLFELNENNRFGFGYRSKVDLDFDNGEFSSYDSGIASAPKVDGRLQISLPSIIELSAFHQLNDQWAIHYGWQQTDWSTFKELKATSPDCAGGVCFYKPEKYEDNNRYSFGGTYTLNSEWTLRAGIAFDEQAGKATLSIPDSDRFWYSAGVTYAMRENLTFDAGFAFVKSKSGSFTETNALDQEITFDSEGSAYISAVQMNYTFK, encoded by the coding sequence ATGAACAAGAAGCACTGCTCTCTGCTTACGATTTCGATATTGTTTGCGTGTAATGCCCAATCTGCGGGCTTTCAGGTTGCTGAGCACTCAGCATCTGGTCTTGGTAGAGCATTCTCAGGTGAAGGTGCGGTTGCCGACAATGCCAGCGTATTGGCTCGCAACCCTGCCGCTATGACACTTTTCAAAGAAGCTCAATTCTCAGGCGCACTGTCTATTATTGACCCGGAAGTCAACGTCTATGACACGCTCCATAAAGAGCACGCCGATGATGTTGCCCCTCTTCAGGTTGTTCCAGCAGGCTATTACATCAGCCCAATTAATGACCAATGGGCATGGGGTATTGGCATGTTTACGACGTATGGTGTTGCGACAGACTACCCAGATGATATCTCCGCAGGTGACATGGCCGGTGACACCTCTCTACTCTCTGTAAACATCAACCCTAACATTGCGTACCGAATCAATGAACAATTCAGTGTCGGTGGTGGTATTAACTTGGTCTATGCACAAGCTGAACTGACGCGACACAAAGGTGCGCTCGCGGGTGTCTTAGGCGGAAATAAGTCAGACAAACTTATTGGTATGGAGGGCGATACATTCGCGTGGGGTTGGAATATTGGTGGTCTATTCGAACTTAATGAGAACAACCGATTTGGTTTTGGTTATCGTTCAAAAGTAGACCTTGATTTCGATAATGGTGAGTTCAGTAGCTATGACTCTGGGATCGCCTCTGCACCAAAAGTTGATGGTCGACTGCAAATATCTCTTCCGTCGATTATCGAACTTTCAGCGTTCCATCAACTGAATGATCAATGGGCAATTCACTACGGTTGGCAACAGACCGATTGGAGCACATTCAAAGAGCTAAAAGCGACAAGCCCAGATTGTGCGGGTGGCGTTTGCTTCTATAAACCGGAGAAGTACGAAGATAACAACCGTTACTCATTTGGTGGCACCTATACATTGAATAGCGAATGGACGCTTCGTGCTGGTATCGCGTTCGATGAGCAAGCCGGTAAAGCGACTCTAAGTATTCCAGACAGCGATCGTTTCTGGTACAGCGCAGGGGTGACTTATGCCATGCGTGAAAACCTAACCTTTGATGCAGGCTTTGCATTCGTTAAAAGTAAATCAGGCTCGTTTACCGAGACTAACGCTCTAGATCAAGAGATTACTTTTGACTCAGAGGGTTCAGCATACATCAGTGCTGTACAAATGAACTACACATTCAAGTAA
- a CDS encoding PhnA domain-containing protein, whose protein sequence is MSIESTLLARCESKCELCASESQLSAYAVPPHSHVTVDTAIMVCDKCHGEIEDPKDINHWRCLSDSMWSQVPAVQVTAWRQLTRLNTESWAQDALDMMYMEEEQMNWAMKGMSADDKTVDCNGTELKKGDDVTVIKDLPVKGTNQVIKQGTVIRGISLGDDPKLVSGKANGGQSMYVIAEYCRKK, encoded by the coding sequence ATGTCTATCGAATCTACTCTACTTGCACGCTGCGAGTCAAAATGTGAACTGTGTGCTTCTGAATCTCAATTGTCTGCTTACGCTGTACCACCACACAGCCACGTAACGGTTGATACGGCTATCATGGTTTGTGATAAGTGTCATGGTGAGATCGAAGATCCTAAAGACATTAACCACTGGCGCTGTTTAAGCGACAGCATGTGGAGCCAGGTTCCTGCAGTACAAGTAACTGCATGGCGCCAACTTACTCGCCTAAACACAGAAAGCTGGGCTCAAGATGCTCTTGACATGATGTACATGGAAGAAGAGCAAATGAACTGGGCAATGAAAGGTATGTCTGCTGACGATAAAACTGTTGACTGTAACGGTACTGAACTTAAGAAAGGTGACGACGTAACAGTAATCAAGGACTTACCAGTTAAAGGTACAAACCAAGTAATCAAGCAAGGTACTGTGATTCGCGGTATCAGCCTTGGTGATGATCCTAAGCTTGTTTCAGGCAAGGCAAACGGTGGTCAGTCAATGTACGTGATCGCTGAATACTGCCGTAAGAAGTAA